In Nerophis ophidion isolate RoL-2023_Sa linkage group LG03, RoL_Noph_v1.0, whole genome shotgun sequence, the following are encoded in one genomic region:
- the sinhcaf gene encoding LOW QUALITY PROTEIN: SIN3-HDAC complex-associated factor (The sequence of the model RefSeq protein was modified relative to this genomic sequence to represent the inferred CDS: deleted 1 base in 1 codon), whose protein sequence is MFGFHKPKMYRSLDGCCICRAKSSSSRFTDSKRYEKDFRSCFGLSETRSGEICNACVLLVKRWKKLPVGTKKNWNHVVDARGGPSLKLTSRPKKIKSIAKKARPSQISRLQKELKRNNSDAQSTTSSTSPAQSPSYSNLSDDGSDTELSRGPGRSPVFSFLDLTYWRRQRVCCGIIYKGRFGEVLIHPHLFKPCKKQGRTTGTRTKKRRRMKRRRPTPPRWLSV, encoded by the exons ATGTTTGGCTTTCACAAGCCCAAAATGTACCGGAGTCTGGACGGCTGCTGCATCTGCCGCGCAAAGTCCTCCAGCTCTCGCTTCACCGACAGCAAGCGCTACGAGAAAGACTTCAGGAGCTGCTTCGG ACTGAGTGAAACCCGGTCCGGGGAAATCTGCAACGCCTGCGTGCTCCTGGTGAAGAGATGGAAAAAGCTACCTGTGGGAACCAAAAAGAACTGGAACCAC GTGGTGGACGCTCGAGGAGGTCCCAGTCTGAAGTTGACCTCCAGGCCCAAGAAGATCAAGTccatcgccaagaaagcacgccCGAGTCAGATCAGCAGGCTGCAGAAGGAGCTCAAAAGAAACA ACTCAGACGCCCAGAGCACCACGTCCAGCACCTCCCCCGCCCAGTCCCCCAGCTACAGCAACCTGTCCGACGACGGCTCCGACACGGAGCTCAGTCGGGGCCCCGGACGCTCGCCCGTCTTCTCCTTCCTGGACCTCACCTACTGGAGAAG GCAGCGAGTGTGTTGTGGAATCATCTACAAGGGTCGCTTCGGGGAGGTGCTCATCCACCCCCACCTCTTCAAGCCCTGCAAGAAGCAG GGCAGGACGACGGGGACGAGgacgaagaagaggaggaggatgaagaggCGGAGGCCGACCCCACCCAGGTGGCTGTCAGTCTGA